A single window of Colletotrichum destructivum chromosome 9, complete sequence DNA harbors:
- a CDS encoding Putative forkhead-associated (FHA) domain, SMAD/FHA domain superfamily, whose translation MSSSSPMGPRIQAQDVLVKLTVKHPRPDLHYPERRVTLEQKNTSVLIIGRSSKRFDNLEAKSDNCYFDSPVMSREHAKITVDWYHKKLNIKDTGSLHGTYHNSQRMHPRVPRELQQRDTIKFGIDIQRSNELFPPCTVEVEWEWDHLAKTTQAPTQINIRPSFAVPDDSDSSDDDYSTESDIRATIEKIREVYKQKPAANTASLFASSIDLTMDSPMHEPEMNGEADAPIVIDEDIQKLPQPVSSPREEGPADLDAPHDEEEVLPFSPNNHRQLPPPSVSGDDSDESDDESYDEELSSCPDEHPSPLGQLLDTCEEDINLSDCESDGNSEEEDLESDNDSGSDVESENESLAAEQDRLMIDHYDCESEVDQPDQPDSTLWADESASCIYSQPPPDVNASYQPCYMPAAWQPEQPGVQSAVPRPFRSLPMIPLPAIAWPTLPAVEQGEQGRPNDFRLPSILNPLESQTGTLPEVSNEAQSLSAIQSMGYSVQREELSSSLTHWQKAYVEPKPATESAEKDSQNDGPSAEALGHLTGKLEFFAAREHNKATMRRQEQHRDVVEPTTHVSKAAEVPAEASASEPQLVTTLDGAAALESVKEIPKSTNVAQSVWSASGTKFLNTPQEFPLSDVRNTDPELDMTSAYQFHQSKLASSSQSNNTETAQPASSEPEQAQETTTSKSTKRKAEDISTLVPEEEAAEAATAEAPKQEGSSENVADEMMQVTPLHSPSTIPVVVESVDGSSLPPSKRMRSFLNKAGYFLGGSVITAAGLVTALAATAPAL comes from the exons atgtcgtcgtcgagcccgaTGGGTCCGAGAATCCAGGCCCAGGATG TGCTTGTCAAGCTCACCGTGAAGCATCCTCGCCCCGACCTACACTACCCAGAGCGACGGGTTACCCTTGAGCAAAAGAACACCAGCGTTCTGATTATTGGCCGGTCCAGCAAGCGGTTTGATAACCTGGAGGCGAAGAGCGATAACTGTTACTTCGACAGCCCGGTGATGAGCCGTGAGCATGCCAAAATCACGGTCGACTGGTATCACAAG AAACTGAACATCAAGGATACTGGATCTCTGCATGGCACATATCACAACTCCCAGAGAATGCACCCGCGTGTACCCCGCGAATTGCAGCAACGTGACACCATCAAGTTTGGTATCGACATCCAGCGATCCAACGAGCTGTTTCCGCCCTGCACTGTTGAGGTAGAGTGGGAGTGGGATCACTTGGCCAAGACCACCCAGGCCCCGACCCAGATCAACATTCGGCCGTCATTCGCAGTCCCTGACGACTCGGACAGCAGCGATGATGATTACTCTACCGAAAGCGATATCCGCGCCACCATCGAGAAGATTCGCGAGGTGTACAAGCAAAAGCCGGCCGCAAACACAGCTAGCCTTTTCGCCAGCTCTATTGACCTTACCATGGACTCTCCCATGCACGAGCCGGAGATGAACGGGGAGGCTGATGCTCCAATCGTTATTGACGAGGACATCCAGAAGCTCCCACAGCCTGTCTCCTCGCCGCGCGAAGAGGGTCCGGCCGATCTGGACGCCCCtcacgacgaagaggaggttTTGCCGTTCAGTCCCAATAACCACCGCCagcttccccctccttcagTTTCTGGTGACGATTCGGATGAGTCTGACGATGAGTCTTACGATGAAGAGCTGTCCAGCTGCCCTGATGAACATCCTTCACCCCTGGGCCAGTTGCTCGACACATGCGAAGAAGACATCAACCTCAGCGACTGCGAGAGTGATGGTAATagtgaagaagaagacttgGAATCCGACAACGACAGTGGCTCAGACGTGGAGAGCGAGAATGAGAGTCTGGCAGCCGAGCAAGATCGTCTCATGATTGATCACTACGACTGCGAGTCTGAGGTTGACCAGCCTGATCAGCCCGACTCGACCCTTTGGGCAGATGAGAGCGCGTCCTGCATATACTCACAGCCTCCACCAGACGTCAACGCATCATACCAACCCTGCTACATGCCGGCCGCCTGGCAGCCGGAGCAACCGGGTGTTCAGTCTGCTGTACCACGCCCGTTCCGGTCGCTACCGATGATTCCACTTCCCGCCATAGCCTGGCCGACACTGCCTGCCGTAGAGCAGGGAGAGCAGGGACGCCCGAACGACTTTCGGTTGCCATCGATCTTGAATCCCCTTGAGTCGCAAACTGGCACCCTTCCCGAAGTCAGTAATGAAGCGCAGTCGCTCTCTGCTATTCAATCAATGGGCTACTCCGTCCAGCGAGAGGAATTGTCATCAAGTCTCACTCACTGGCAAAAGGCTTACGTGGAACCCAAGCCCGCCACTGAATCGGCAGAGAAGGACTCCCAGAACGATGGACCTTCGGCTGAAGCACTGGGCCACCTGACCGGAAAGCTCGAGTTTTTTGCTGCAAGGGAGCACAACAAGGCAACGATGCGTCGTCAAGAGCAACATCGAGATGTTGTTGAACCCACCACCCATGTTTCGAAGGCGGCCGAAGTGCCTGCCGAGGCTTCAGCGTCCGAACCTCAGCTCGTCACTACATTGGACGGAGCCGCCGCTCTAGAGTCGGTGAAGGAGATTCCCAAGTCCACCAATGTCGCCCAGTCAGTTTGGTCAGCCTCCGGAACCAAGTTCCTCAATACTCCCCAGGAATTTCCCTTGTCCGATGTGAGGAACACTGACCCCGAGCTCGACATGACAAGCGCCTATCAGTTCCACCAAAGCAAGCTTGCATCATCCAGCCAATCCAATAATACAGAAACCGCTCAACCCGCTTCGAGTGAGCCCGAGCAGGCTCAGGAGACGACAACCTCGAAGTCTACCAAGCGCAAAGCAGAGGATATTTCTACTTTGGTACCTGAGGAAGAGGCTGCTGAGGCAGCTACAGCAGAAGCCCCAAAACAGGAAGGGTCTTCGGAGAACGTTGCGGATGAAATGATGCAGGTAACTCCTCTCCACAGTCCGTCAACTATCCCAGTTGTCGTCGAGTCTGTCGACGGATCTTCACTCCCACCTTCAAAGCGTATGCGAAGTTTCCTAAACAAGGCCGGATACTTCCTGGGTGGAAGCGTGATCACTGCGGCAGGTCTCGTGACGGCACTCGCTGCTACAGCTCCTGCTCTCTAG